The nucleotide window AGCGTTCCTCGACTTGCTCGAGAACGTCGAGTCCAACGCCGATCATCAGGGCTTCGACGGGGAGTCGATGGAGATCGTCCACGTCGCCGCCCACAAGGTCGGCGAGTCGGTCGGTCGCAAGCCCCGCGCGATGGGGCGTGCGTCGGCCTGGAACACGCCGCAGGTGGACGTCGAGATCGTGGTCGAAGAAGTCGAAGACACAGAGGACGACGAGGGTGACAACTAATGGCTGACGAACACCAGTTCATCGAAAACGGCCTTCAGCGGTCCCAGATCGACGAATTCTTCCAAGAAGAACTCGGCCGCGCAGGCTATGGTGGCATGGACGTCGCCAAAACGCCGATGGGAACGCAGATCGTCCTCAAGGCCGAAAAGCCCGGGATGGTCATCGGCAAAGGTGGCGAGAACATCCGGAAGGTAACGACGGCACTCGAGGAGAAGTTCAACCTCGAGGACCCACAGATCGACGTGCAGGAGGTCGAAGAACCCGACCTGAACGCACGCATCGTCGCCGATCGACTGGCCAACGCACTCGAGCGTGGCTGGTACTTCCGGAAAGCCGGTCACACGACGATCGACCGGATCATGGAAGCCGGCGCACTCGGTGCCGAGATCGTCCTCTCCGGGAAGGTCACGGGCGCTCGATCGCGCGTCGAGAAGTTCAACCGTGGCTACATCAAGCACAACGGCGAACCCGCCGAAGAGGTCGTCGACCACGGGCAGGGCGTCGCCGTCATGAAACTCGGTACTATCGGGGTCAACGTCAAGATCATCCCGCCAGGTGCCGAGCTGCCTGACGACTTCGCCGTCTACGAAGACATGGATCCCGAGGAAGTCGTCCCTGACGCCGTCGAAGCCAACGAGGCCGAAGGTGTCGAGGAACTCCTCGAGGGCGAACCCGAAGACGCCGAGGCAACCGACGCTGGCGCCGAAGCGGCGGCCGACGAGGCCGTCGAAACGGACACCGAGGCCGACCTCGACGAAGACGTCGTCGAGGAAGCCATCGAAGCCGAAGTCGACGCCGACGAAGAGGACGTCGACGTTCCGGACGAGTCTCCGATCGAGGAAGACCTCGATGAACTCGAGGAAGACGTCGAAGCGGAAGCCGAAGAACTCGTGGCGGAGATGGAAGACGACGAAGACGAGGGAGGTGACGCCTGATGGCGATCCTCCACGTCGAAGAGATCCGCGACATGACGCCCGCCGAGCGCGAAGAAGAGCTCGAAGAACTCGAGACGGAACTGCTGAACCAGAAGTCCGTTCTCGCAGCCGGTGGTGCCCCGGAGAATCCGGGCCGAATCGGCGAACTCGGTCGCACCATCGCGCGGATCAAGACGATCCAGCGCGAGGAAGGCGACCTCGAAGACGAGGAGTAAGCAACCAATGGCACTGACACCCGAGACCCTGCCGCGACACGAACTCAACGGACTCCCCATCCGAGTCGTCGAGAGTGACGACGACTCTCGAGTGGGTCTGGAGGGGCGCGTCGTCATCGAGACGACCAACACCCTCTCGATAGAAGTTCGAGACGACGGCGAGTCTCGGGTCGTGATGGTGCCGAAGTCGGGCTCGACGTTCGAGTTCGCGATCACAGATGACGCCGCCGACTTCCCGAAGGAGTCGGGGACCATGTCCAAACTGGCCGACACTCAACCTGCGGACACCGAGCAATCGGACGCCGCAGACCGAGCTGGCGAGGATGTGGCCTACGTTACGGTCGATGGATCGCGGCTGCTCTCACGACCCGCCCGACGCACGGAAACGACTGGTGATTCACCATGGCAATAGGACTAGACGTTGAAACCCCTCCGGAACCAGAGAACCCGG belongs to Natronorubrum aibiense and includes:
- the rpmC gene encoding 50S ribosomal protein L29, whose protein sequence is MAILHVEEIRDMTPAEREEELEELETELLNQKSVLAAGGAPENPGRIGELGRTIARIKTIQREEGDLEDEE
- a CDS encoding ribonuclease P protein component 1, which translates into the protein MALTPETLPRHELNGLPIRVVESDDDSRVGLEGRVVIETTNTLSIEVRDDGESRVVMVPKSGSTFEFAITDDAADFPKESGTMSKLADTQPADTEQSDAADRAGEDVAYVTVDGSRLLSRPARRTETTGDSPWQ
- a CDS encoding 30S ribosomal protein S3, whose amino-acid sequence is MADEHQFIENGLQRSQIDEFFQEELGRAGYGGMDVAKTPMGTQIVLKAEKPGMVIGKGGENIRKVTTALEEKFNLEDPQIDVQEVEEPDLNARIVADRLANALERGWYFRKAGHTTIDRIMEAGALGAEIVLSGKVTGARSRVEKFNRGYIKHNGEPAEEVVDHGQGVAVMKLGTIGVNVKIIPPGAELPDDFAVYEDMDPEEVVPDAVEANEAEGVEELLEGEPEDAEATDAGAEAAADEAVETDTEADLDEDVVEEAIEAEVDADEEDVDVPDESPIEEDLDELEEDVEAEAEELVAEMEDDEDEGGDA